The following proteins come from a genomic window of Montipora foliosa isolate CH-2021 chromosome 2, ASM3666993v2, whole genome shotgun sequence:
- the LOC137986771 gene encoding uncharacterized protein, with translation MSNKNYLTVDEFRKMWKNELLPSIRREVKLEIETLSANIQVLTDRCNQIEQSIQFLSDKYDTVLGILQATKKQIAGLEVNVKEQADQISKLQEADYGKDCRHCTIDVMQQYLQPSQNIFREQVIRKAETADLRRDCIEITGIPVLPLDNPKQLVLELGSLIGVSISEDQISTAHRLPDTKKVKNRIIAKFVQRDKREEFYKKKKNLIGKKSIASLLPSVQDEMGKSVFSDNKIHINESLTAYRKRLFGRINSLKQQYNHKFLWTANGKILLRETETSRILSFSTHEEFEDYLDEIIKR, from the exons ATGTCcaacaaaaattatttaacGGTAGACGAATTTCGTAAGATGTGGAAGAATGAACTTTTACCCAGCATACGGCGAGAAGTGAAGCTTGAGATTGAGACATTAAGTGCAAACATCCAAGTCCTAACCGATCGATGCAATCAAATCGAGCAGTCAATACAGTTCTTGTCCGATAAGTACGATACAGTTCTTGGGATACTACAAGCTACTAAAAAGCAGATAGCCGGACTTGAAGTAAACGTTAAAGAACAAGCGGACCAGATTTCTAAACTCCAAGAAGCTGATTATGGAAAGGATTGCAGACATTGCACCATCGACGTAATGCAGCAGTATCtacagccttctcaaaatatttttcgggAGCAGGTCATAAGGAAGGCGGAGACG gctgatCTAAGAAGAGACTGTATTGAAATTACTGGTATTCCTGTTTTGCCACTGGATAATCCCAAACAGCTAGTCCTAGAGTTAGGCTCACTTATCGGTGTAAGTATAAGTGAAGACCAGATATCAACAGCCCACAGACTTCCAGATACAAAGAAGGTAAAAAACCGAATTATAGCAAAGTTTGtacaaagagataaaagagaaGAATtctacaagaaaaagaagaatctaATAGGAAAGAAGTCTATAGCTAGCCTACTACCATCTGTCCAAGACGAAATGGGTAAAAGTGTCTTCAGTGACAACAAGATTCACATCAACGAGTCTTTAACCGCCTACAGGAAGAGATTGTTTGGGAGAATTAATTCACTTAAACAACAGTACAATCACAAATTTCTATGGACTGCCAATGGGAAGATCCTACTAAGAGAGACTGAGACCTCACGTATTCTTAGTTTCTCTACTCATGAGGAATTCGAGGATTATCTGGATGAGATTATTAAGAGATGa